The following proteins are co-located in the Sphingorhabdus lutea genome:
- a CDS encoding magnesium and cobalt transport protein CorA → MTVIAARLYRSGKLLRDVDVAKDMPSLENPADFLWIGLHEPNDSVIHIIQDRFALHPLAVEDALDARHLPKMEIYGDHLFIVARTTHINDADQRIAYGNTAIFVGRQFIITVRHGSMRGHSPVRNQLEATPWQLKEGPDYVLHAILDFIVDGYFPVIDRMEEQVLAMEDQALEHFLNRAQTTKLFNMRRDLFKLQRIMGPMEDMVSRFINLGLPQIDASIHPYYRDLLDHIRRVEYRGEGLRETLSSVLDTSGLLEQQRQGIITRQLAAWAAILAVPTAIAGIYGMNFKFMPELEWKYGYTIIMAAMAMICGILYRRFKKAGWL, encoded by the coding sequence ATGACGGTTATTGCCGCACGGCTATATCGTAGCGGCAAATTGCTGCGTGATGTTGATGTGGCAAAGGATATGCCCAGCCTTGAAAATCCGGCGGATTTTTTGTGGATTGGCCTGCATGAACCAAATGATAGTGTCATTCACATTATTCAAGACCGTTTTGCGCTGCATCCTTTGGCGGTGGAAGATGCGTTGGATGCACGGCATTTGCCCAAGATGGAGATTTATGGCGATCATTTGTTCATTGTCGCGCGAACCACGCATATAAATGATGCGGATCAACGCATTGCTTATGGCAATACGGCGATATTTGTCGGGCGGCAATTTATCATCACGGTGCGCCATGGTTCAATGCGGGGGCATAGCCCGGTGCGCAACCAATTAGAGGCCACCCCTTGGCAATTAAAAGAGGGGCCGGATTATGTGTTGCATGCCATATTAGATTTCATTGTCGATGGATATTTTCCCGTCATTGACCGAATGGAGGAACAGGTTTTGGCGATGGAGGATCAGGCACTGGAACATTTTCTTAACCGCGCCCAGACCACAAAATTGTTCAATATGCGGCGCGATTTATTTAAATTACAACGGATAATGGGCCCAATGGAGGATATGGTAAGCAGGTTTATCAATTTGGGATTGCCGCAAATTGATGCGTCCATTCATCCATATTATCGTGATTTATTGGACCATATAAGACGGGTGGAATATCGCGGCGAAGGGCTGCGTGAGACATTATCGTCGGTTTTGGATACTAGCGGCTTGTTGGAACAGCAGCGCCAAGGCATTATTACAAGGCAATTGGCGGCATGGGCGGCAATACTTGCCGTGCCAACCGCGATTGCGGGTATATATGGCATGAATTTTAAATTTATGCCCGAATTGGAATGGAAATATGGCTATACCATTATTATGGCGGCGATGGCGATGATTTGCGGGATTTTATATCGGCGGTTTAAAAAGGCGGGATGGTTATAA
- a CDS encoding asparaginase domain-containing protein, whose amino-acid sequence MIDIFTTGGTIDKIYFDALSEYQIGPTAIIDMLRENNVYAPHRVTQLLRKDSLELTDADRTEIYNAIMQSDADKILVTHGTDTMVDTGRFLRDIKGKTIVLTGALQPASLRKSDAEFNVGFALAAVQSLPHGIYVAMNGQIFDPAITQKDRAAGRFISN is encoded by the coding sequence ATGATTGATATTTTCACCACTGGCGGCACAATTGATAAAATATATTTTGATGCCCTGTCGGAATATCAAATTGGCCCTACGGCGATTATCGATATGCTGCGTGAAAATAATGTTTATGCGCCGCATCGTGTCACCCAATTATTGCGAAAGGATAGTTTGGAATTGACCGATGCGGACCGCACAGAAATATATAATGCAATTATGCAAAGCGATGCGGATAAAATTTTGGTGACACATGGCACGGATACAATGGTTGATACGGGCCGCTTTCTGCGCGATATAAAGGGCAAAACCATTGTCCTGACCGGCGCTTTACAGCCTGCATCGCTGCGCAAAAGTGATGCGGAATTTAATGTCGGCTTTGCCCTTGCGGCGGTGCAATCATTGCCGCATGGCATTTATGTGGCGATGAATGGCCAGATTTTCGACCCCGCCATTACGCAAAAGGACCGCGCGGCCGGACGCTTTATCTCAAATTGA
- a CDS encoding fatty acid desaturase family protein codes for MPAVKAANPKQIFAPNDWAGITSVSNIYGIWLIAHAWLVIFGAAILAAYWGNILGYILAIIIIGGRQLGLAILMHDAAHGHLHPKRKWNNFMGEWLSGAAVGTDLQAYRAYHLTHHRFTQQAEDPDLPLSAPFPVTRNSLLRKFARDISGIVFIRQRTAQFIMALRSLNPEKREQNIFIGRAFIRFLMVQAILLTLSLIIYGWTPFLLWFIALATSFQMFLRIRNIAEHACTSTGGDDPFTHARTTYANLLERATIAPYWVNYHSEHHLFMGVPCYHLSHAHKLLGDGGYHPRMTISPNYIAVLRQVIAPKSI; via the coding sequence ATGCCTGCGGTCAAAGCAGCCAATCCTAAACAAATATTTGCCCCCAATGATTGGGCCGGCATCACATCGGTATCAAATATATATGGCATATGGTTGATTGCCCATGCATGGCTGGTCATCTTTGGCGCGGCCATATTGGCGGCATATTGGGGCAATATTTTGGGTTATATATTGGCCATCATCATTATTGGCGGGCGTCAATTGGGCCTTGCCATTTTAATGCATGATGCAGCCCACGGCCATTTACACCCAAAACGCAAATGGAATAATTTCATGGGCGAATGGTTAAGCGGCGCAGCGGTGGGCACGGATTTACAGGCATATCGCGCCTATCATTTAACCCATCACCGCTTTACACAACAGGCCGAAGACCCAGATTTGCCGCTTTCCGCTCCTTTTCCAGTGACAAGGAATAGCCTGTTAAGAAAATTTGCTCGCGATATATCCGGCATTGTCTTTATACGCCAACGCACTGCACAATTTATCATGGCATTGCGCAGTTTAAACCCCGAAAAACGCGAACAAAATATTTTTATTGGCCGGGCCTTTATTCGTTTTTTAATGGTTCAGGCAATATTATTAACATTATCATTGATCATATATGGATGGACGCCATTTTTATTATGGTTCATCGCGCTGGCGACCAGTTTTCAAATGTTCCTGCGTATCCGCAATATTGCCGAACATGCCTGCACCAGCACGGGCGGTGATGATCCCTTCACCCATGCCCGAACAACCTATGCCAATTTGTTGGAACGCGCGACAATTGCGCCCTATTGGGTAAATTATCATAGCGAACATCATTTGTTCATGGGCGTGCCATGTTATCATCTGTCCCATGCTCATAAATTATTGGGCGATGGGGGATATCATCCGCGCATGACCATATCGCCCAATTATATCGCCGTTTTGCGGCAGGTAATTGCCCCCAAATCAATTTGA
- a CDS encoding alpha/beta hydrolase fold domain-containing protein, which produces MAISIQARVVNFILRKTGIYKKLFSGGPKFPAILAKARATPLPQPKDKWRAKLTIKQSQFNGHDIWHFAPKNGQASANILFWHGGGYVYSAADAHLDFMAHMADKYGWNITAPLYPLSPEFTAEHIQKWAVDFYIDYLAKLDGAPFIMGGDSAGGGMTATIAQHARGNALGMANALILICPWLKLSPDYAEQQIIEPRDAILSIRGIDDAAKLYAAHWEVDDPRVSPIFGDWSGLPPILCFGGGDDILVTNARALHEKLPNIEYIELAQMIHDWPIFIFPESRKAQAKIAQFASQNIKAA; this is translated from the coding sequence ATGGCAATAAGCATACAGGCGCGGGTGGTTAATTTCATATTGCGCAAAACAGGCATTTATAAAAAATTATTCAGCGGCGGGCCGAAATTTCCGGCCATATTGGCAAAGGCGCGCGCGACCCCCCTGCCCCAGCCAAAGGATAAATGGCGGGCAAAATTGACCATAAAACAAAGCCAATTTAACGGCCATGATATCTGGCATTTCGCCCCCAAAAATGGACAGGCCAGCGCCAATATATTATTTTGGCATGGCGGCGGATATGTGTATAGCGCGGCCGATGCGCATTTGGATTTTATGGCGCATATGGCGGATAAATATGGGTGGAATATTACCGCGCCCCTATATCCTTTGTCCCCCGAATTTACCGCAGAACATATTCAAAAATGGGCGGTGGATTTTTACATTGATTATTTGGCCAAATTGGATGGTGCGCCCTTTATTATGGGCGGGGATAGTGCGGGCGGCGGCATGACTGCAACCATCGCGCAACATGCCCGTGGCAATGCACTGGGCATGGCAAATGCGCTTATCCTTATTTGTCCTTGGTTAAAATTATCTCCTGATTATGCAGAGCAACAAATAATCGAACCGCGTGATGCGATTTTATCGATTCGCGGCATTGATGATGCGGCAAAATTATATGCCGCCCATTGGGAGGTGGATGACCCGCGGGTTAGCCCCATTTTCGGTGATTGGTCGGGCCTGCCGCCCATTTTATGCTTTGGCGGCGGCGATGATATTTTGGTAACAAATGCCCGTGCGCTACACGAAAAATTACCCAATATAGAATATATTGAATTGGCACAGATGATCCATGATTGGCCGATTTTTATCTTTCCTGAATCGCGCAAGGCGCAGGCAAAAATAGCCCAATTTGCCAGCCAAAATATAAAGGCAGCATAA
- a CDS encoding acyltransferase family protein, which yields MIKNKDYRTAINALRGFAAIYVVFYHLRYFTIYPWFREFPPLKYGYIGVDFFFMLSGLIIAHVYLKKAQHFSAKFWANFLWLRIARLLPVHLLIMVFLLCSAYIAAILGNESKWPNGENLLDWLLLATLVRQWTLPDTYVWNEPAWSVSAEMFAYIFIFPIAALFHKFFNEKLYGMAAILIGAAILYYIIDDKGSINAIKNGGPLLRVAGGFMIGFGLFLLLNQIKTNKIYDPLLAISIISIFIILLNAPTIKKAGILIDLLLLANLAAIIMAVYVSNGPIARFLSAKPLFWLGEISFSLYLCHSVILGILSHWAKIWDIDRGIIMGDIMLLFSLAAAHLLYKFVEIPAREAMRNAMQKYLS from the coding sequence ATGATAAAAAATAAAGATTATCGCACGGCCATCAATGCGCTGCGCGGTTTTGCGGCAATTTATGTTGTGTTTTATCATTTGCGATATTTCACCATATATCCATGGTTTCGGGAATTTCCCCCGTTAAAATATGGATATATTGGCGTTGATTTTTTCTTTATGTTAAGCGGGCTTATCATCGCGCATGTTTATTTGAAAAAGGCACAGCATTTTTCGGCAAAATTTTGGGCAAATTTCCTGTGGCTTCGCATTGCGCGTTTGCTTCCCGTTCATCTTCTTATCATGGTTTTTTTGCTATGCTCTGCCTATATTGCCGCGATTTTGGGCAATGAGAGCAAATGGCCAAATGGCGAAAATTTACTTGATTGGTTATTATTGGCGACTTTGGTGCGTCAATGGACTTTGCCAGATACCTATGTTTGGAATGAACCGGCATGGTCGGTCAGCGCAGAAATGTTTGCCTATATTTTTATCTTTCCTATCGCTGCCCTATTCCATAAATTTTTTAATGAAAAATTATATGGCATGGCAGCAATTTTAATTGGCGCCGCAATTTTATATTATATTATTGATGATAAGGGCAGCATCAATGCCATTAAAAATGGCGGGCCATTATTGCGCGTGGCGGGCGGATTCATGATTGGATTTGGACTTTTTCTTTTATTGAACCAAATAAAAACAAATAAAATTTATGACCCATTATTGGCCATTTCCATCATTTCAATTTTCATAATATTATTAAATGCCCCTACGATAAAAAAAGCAGGAATTTTAATCGATTTATTATTATTGGCCAATTTGGCGGCCATCATCATGGCGGTTTATGTGTCCAATGGGCCGATTGCCCGATTTTTATCGGCAAAACCTTTATTTTGGTTGGGTGAAATTTCTTTCTCACTTTATTTATGCCATAGCGTGATTTTGGGAATATTAAGCCATTGGGCCAAAATTTGGGACATTGATCGCGGCATCATCATGGGCGACATCATGCTTCTATTCTCCCTTGCCGCCGCGCATTTGCTTTATAAATTTGTGGAAATTCCCGCGCGAGAGGCAATGCGAAATGCGATGCAAAAATATCTTTCATGA
- the argE gene encoding acetylornithine deacetylase: MLAQAKDIFKTLIAFDTTSRDSNLAFINWVAEYLHGHGITSHLVHNDIGNKANLYASIGPLVEGGIILSGHSDVVPVDGQDWHSNPFILTEKDGKYFGRGTCDMKAFIALALAAVPMFKLGQRPIHLAISYDEEVGCKGAPAMIAQIADKLPRPAMAIIGEPSMMRVINGHKGIMVHEVNVYGHEAHSSLTHLGLSANMVAVELMHDLAELARTLWENADVESPFMPPHSTLTIGEIQGGTATNILARHCRFAFDLRSPPSDNPSEILAPFFAKCAALDTEMAAAFPNCGIKITQISATPPLSPTANNVAEEFVRSLTGDNEAAIAASYAAEAGQFQAAGFPSVICGPGSIEQAHQPNEFIAVDQFERGAKFMEKLAAALA; the protein is encoded by the coding sequence ATGCTTGCCCAAGCCAAAGATATTTTCAAAACCCTTATCGCATTTGACACCACATCACGCGACAGCAATTTGGCGTTTATCAATTGGGTGGCCGAATATTTGCACGGCCATGGCATAACATCACATTTGGTGCATAATGATATCGGCAATAAGGCCAATTTATATGCCAGCATCGGCCCGTTGGTGGAGGGCGGCATTATATTATCAGGACATAGTGATGTTGTACCCGTGGATGGGCAGGATTGGCACAGTAATCCCTTTATCCTAACCGAAAAAGATGGCAAATATTTTGGGCGCGGCACATGCGATATGAAGGCATTTATCGCCCTTGCCTTGGCAGCTGTTCCTATGTTCAAATTGGGCCAACGCCCCATCCATTTGGCGATTAGCTATGATGAAGAAGTGGGATGCAAGGGCGCACCGGCGATGATTGCCCAAATTGCCGACAAATTGCCCCGACCTGCCATGGCCATTATTGGTGAACCATCCATGATGCGCGTTATAAATGGGCATAAGGGCATTATGGTGCATGAAGTGAATGTCTATGGGCATGAGGCACATAGCAGCCTGACCCATTTGGGATTATCCGCCAATATGGTGGCGGTGGAGTTAATGCATGACCTTGCCGAATTGGCGCGTACATTATGGGAAAATGCAGATGTGGAAAGCCCGTTCATGCCGCCCCATTCCACCTTGACCATTGGCGAGATACAGGGCGGCACGGCGACAAATATTTTGGCGCGGCATTGCCGTTTCGCCTTTGACCTGCGCAGCCCGCCAAGCGACAATCCGTCTGAAATTTTGGCGCCATTTTTTGCCAAATGCGCCGCATTGGACACAGAAATGGCCGCCGCCTTTCCCAATTGCGGGATAAAAATAACGCAAATATCTGCCACCCCGCCCTTATCCCCCACCGCCAATAATGTGGCGGAGGAATTTGTGCGTTCATTAACAGGTGATAATGAAGCCGCCATTGCTGCATCCTATGCAGCGGAGGCGGGGCAATTTCAGGCGGCGGGTTTTCCATCGGTTATTTGCGGGCCAGGGTCAATTGAACAGGCGCATCAACCCAATGAATTTATTGCCGTGGACCAATTTGAACGTGGCGCAAAGTTCATGGAAAAATTGGCCGCCGCGCTTGCATGA
- a CDS encoding DUF885 domain-containing protein, with translation MPTQSEAISEAESQNLSSEQEGAKLRELFANDDEASIKRNPITALFRGDMRYADQFGDFISDEYFDNERKAAEDNISALENINYDALNPTDKIAFEVFKKNQNDALTGLSPEIMALTVVRPLNHFSGFHSFYPSFASGQGAAPFKTVEDYDNNLKRHKEFIVLLDRSIGRFREGMDSGVYETHLTIKNVIDQLDTQLKQPLNESPYMGPVQKFPDNFSDADKARLTGEYTDYTKNVIYPSYQKLRDFLKNEYLPVARKEVGLSSMKGGAKLYDYMIEQTTTLPLKADEVHNLGLSEVARIKNGMEEVKEEVGFKGTLAQFFEYLRSDPKFQPKSREALTQGYYDIGKVVDTKIGDYFKVLPKAPLEIKPYEEYREKYEAGGSYQNGTPDGSRAGTFYFNAYDLPSRTTPGMTTLYLHEGAPGHHFQISLAQENEALPAFMRFGGNTAYVEGWALYAETLGYEMGLFDDPYQRFGTLSDEMLRAMRLVVDTGLHSKGWTREQAIDYMMANSDMGKTDATAEVERYIAIPTQALAYKIGAMTIQRLRKRAETQLGDKFDMREFHDQVLNTGALPMSVLEKKIDDWIENTLSSK, from the coding sequence ATGCCAACGCAAAGCGAGGCGATTAGCGAGGCAGAGTCACAAAATCTGTCCAGCGAGCAAGAAGGCGCAAAATTGCGCGAATTATTCGCCAATGATGATGAGGCAAGCATTAAGCGCAACCCGATTACCGCGCTGTTCCGCGGGGATATGCGCTATGCGGATCAATTTGGTGACTTTATTTCCGATGAATATTTTGACAATGAACGTAAGGCTGCCGAAGATAATATTAGCGCATTGGAAAATATAAATTATGATGCGTTAAACCCCACCGACAAAATCGCGTTTGAGGTTTTTAAGAAAAACCAAAATGACGCCCTTACCGGACTTTCCCCCGAAATTATGGCCTTAACCGTGGTGCGCCCGCTTAATCATTTTAGCGGATTTCACAGCTTTTACCCCAGTTTTGCCAGCGGCCAGGGCGCTGCGCCGTTTAAAACGGTGGAGGATTATGACAATAATCTTAAACGACATAAGGAATTTATCGTCCTGCTTGACCGGTCCATTGGCCGTTTTCGTGAGGGGATGGATAGCGGGGTTTACGAAACCCATTTGACCATCAAAAATGTCATTGACCAATTGGACACCCAATTAAAACAGCCATTAAACGAATCCCCCTATATGGGGCCAGTTCAAAAATTTCCCGATAATTTTTCCGATGCGGATAAGGCCCGTTTAACCGGTGAATATACCGATTATACCAAAAATGTCATTTATCCCAGCTATCAAAAATTACGCGATTTCTTGAAAAATGAATATCTGCCCGTTGCGCGTAAAGAGGTTGGATTATCATCCATGAAGGGCGGGGCAAAATTATATGATTATATGATTGAGCAAACCACCACCCTGCCGTTAAAGGCGGATGAGGTGCATAATTTGGGGCTTAGCGAAGTGGCCCGCATTAAAAATGGCATGGAAGAAGTAAAAGAAGAAGTTGGCTTTAAAGGGACATTAGCGCAATTTTTTGAATATTTGCGCAGCGACCCAAAATTCCAACCCAAAAGCCGTGAGGCATTAACACAGGGATATTATGATATAGGCAAAGTGGTGGACACCAAAATTGGCGATTATTTTAAGGTCCTGCCCAAAGCGCCATTGGAAATTAAGCCCTATGAAGAATATCGCGAAAAATATGAAGCGGGCGGTTCTTATCAAAATGGCACGCCCGATGGGTCGCGTGCAGGCACCTTTTATTTCAATGCCTATGACCTGCCCAGCCGCACCACGCCCGGCATGACCACATTATATTTGCATGAAGGCGCACCGGGCCACCATTTCCAAATCAGTCTGGCTCAGGAAAATGAAGCATTGCCCGCCTTTATGCGATTTGGAGGAAACACCGCCTATGTTGAAGGTTGGGCACTATATGCCGAAACATTGGGTTATGAAATGGGATTGTTCGACGATCCATATCAACGTTTTGGCACTTTGTCGGATGAAATGCTTCGCGCCATGCGCCTTGTCGTGGATACCGGATTGCACAGCAAAGGATGGACCAGAGAGCAAGCCATTGATTATATGATGGCCAATAGCGACATGGGCAAAACCGACGCCACGGCAGAGGTTGAACGCTATATCGCCATTCCAACACAGGCATTGGCATATAAAATTGGGGCGATGACCATCCAAAGGCTGCGTAAAAGGGCCGAAACCCAATTGGGCGATAAATTTGACATGCGCGAATTTCATGATCAGGTGCTTAACACCGGCGCTTTACCGATGAGTGTTTTGGAAAAAAAGATTGACGATTGGATTGAAAACACATTATCTTCCAAATAG
- a CDS encoding 2OG-Fe(II) oxygenase: MNETATDDAAFKKGETPKFGPNNDPEKLSDIGRKVTRALNSNPMVEMVDIPDIQLYVYRGFLPEADCQILIDKIDEKAEPSSLYKGTEQEGFRTSYSCHLNRWESDIDRIEKRISALMGIDNDYAETMQGQRYQIGQEFKAHHDFFHPAQDYWKQEELRGGQRSWTAMIFLNNVPAGGATEFPHLKIGVRPERGTLLMWNNMAVDGKPNYKSLHSGTPVVEGTKYIITKWYRQNNWVKLTGSG, from the coding sequence ATGAACGAAACAGCAACAGATGATGCAGCCTTTAAAAAAGGTGAAACGCCAAAATTTGGCCCGAATAACGATCCTGAAAAGTTAAGCGACATTGGCCGCAAGGTTACACGCGCATTGAACAGCAACCCGATGGTTGAAATGGTCGATATTCCCGACATTCAACTTTATGTCTATCGCGGTTTCTTGCCAGAGGCTGATTGCCAAATTTTAATCGATAAAATTGATGAAAAAGCCGAACCATCCTCCCTTTATAAAGGGACAGAGCAAGAAGGGTTTCGCACCAGTTATAGCTGTCATCTTAACCGATGGGAAAGCGATATTGACCGAATTGAAAAACGGATTAGCGCCCTGATGGGCATAGATAATGATTATGCCGAAACCATGCAGGGGCAGCGTTATCAAATCGGCCAAGAGTTTAAGGCGCATCATGATTTTTTCCATCCCGCGCAGGATTATTGGAAACAAGAGGAATTAAGGGGCGGCCAACGCAGCTGGACTGCCATGATATTTTTAAATAATGTGCCAGCGGGCGGGGCGACCGAATTTCCGCACTTAAAAATCGGGGTCAGGCCGGAAAGAGGCACATTATTGATGTGGAATAATATGGCTGTTGACGGCAAACCAAATTATAAAAGCCTGCACAGCGGAACGCCAGTGGTAGAGGGCACAAAATATATCATCACCAAATGGTATCGGCAAAATAACTGGGTTAAATTAACCGGTTCAGGTTGA
- a CDS encoding amidohydrolase family protein, with protein sequence MMLRKAMLMISASMMMTAAAYAETKIIYAGNLIPDAQTGAIGPATITINDGKITSITNGITRADNDADNNDLEIIDLSNFTVLPGLIDTHVHLSGDPGGDYWREAVDSDEWGVIMGAKNARITALAGFTTVRDVGSAQLVGFALRRGTAEGKIPGPRIQSSGPAISIIGGHGDVSGFRPEVNKVLDAENSCTGAVQCAERVRQASKRGADLIKITATGGVLSQQARGLDQHFTNEEMTAIADTAHSLGMKVAAHAHGPRGIEGAAKAGIDSIEHCTFGDDASMAAMKANKSACVPTLMAYTGIRERLGKGVYTPQVEDKIRATLKVVGAAANKMHKNGINIVFGTDSGVYEHGRNAEEFALMVDLIGMTNREALASATTGAATLMGLENEVGKIAPGFSADIIAVATNPLDDIRTLEKVQWVMVRGRIIK encoded by the coding sequence ATGATGTTGCGTAAAGCCATGTTAATGATATCGGCCAGCATGATGATGACCGCCGCCGCCTATGCCGAAACAAAAATCATATATGCCGGAAATTTAATCCCCGATGCACAAACAGGCGCAATTGGTCCGGCCACCATCACCATCAATGATGGCAAAATCACCTCTATTACAAATGGCATAACACGCGCGGATAATGATGCGGACAATAATGATTTAGAGATTATCGACCTATCTAACTTCACCGTCCTGCCCGGTTTAATTGACACCCATGTGCATTTATCCGGTGATCCGGGCGGTGATTATTGGCGCGAAGCGGTGGACAGCGATGAATGGGGCGTCATTATGGGCGCGAAAAATGCGCGTATCACCGCGCTTGCCGGATTTACCACGGTGCGCGATGTTGGATCGGCGCAATTGGTGGGTTTTGCCCTGCGGCGTGGCACAGCAGAGGGAAAAATCCCCGGCCCGCGCATCCAATCATCCGGCCCTGCCATTTCCATTATTGGCGGCCATGGAGATGTCAGCGGATTTCGGCCAGAGGTAAATAAAGTGCTGGACGCAGAAAATAGCTGCACCGGCGCGGTGCAATGCGCCGAACGGGTTAGACAGGCATCGAAACGCGGCGCGGACCTTATCAAAATTACCGCCACGGGCGGTGTTTTATCGCAACAGGCACGCGGGCTTGACCAACATTTCACCAATGAAGAAATGACCGCCATTGCTGATACAGCACATAGCCTAGGCATGAAGGTGGCCGCCCATGCCCATGGCCCACGCGGTATAGAAGGCGCAGCAAAGGCGGGTATTGATTCCATCGAACATTGCACCTTTGGCGATGATGCCAGCATGGCCGCGATGAAGGCGAATAAAAGCGCCTGTGTCCCCACCCTTATGGCATATACAGGCATAAGGGAAAGGCTGGGCAAAGGGGTTTACACGCCCCAAGTGGAGGATAAAATTCGCGCCACATTAAAAGTGGTTGGCGCGGCCGCCAATAAAATGCACAAAAATGGCATTAACATTGTTTTTGGCACGGACAGCGGCGTGTATGAACATGGCCGCAATGCAGAGGAATTTGCCCTGATGGTCGATTTAATCGGCATGACCAACCGTGAAGCATTGGCCAGCGCGACAACAGGCGCTGCGACATTGATGGGTTTGGAAAATGAAGTTGGCAAAATTGCCCCAGGATTTTCCGCAGATATTATTGCGGTTGCCACCAATCCATTGGACGATATAAGAACATTGGAAAAGGTTCAATGGGTGATGGTGCGCGGGCGTATCATTAAATAA
- a CDS encoding RcnB family protein, whose protein sequence is MQQKIFIAALMAATTLYPINANAQQRWKNNQGQSQSQERGQERSTERVRENNQERRSTGGFGDRQIRTARQASRQDAREARPQNIRVQQPTEQAAQRPARQAAQPPAQERARQRVPIENRRDARHGQNDQSTATPTRNSNSGYNRWQNRSAPSRDTAQYDNRRDGQNDRRYERNNDNRRDDRYRGNSDRFEYRGRSYSRWQNNWRSDRRYDWRGHRNQNRKIYYRPYHYYAPYRGHYYSRINIGFYLGSGFYASNYWINDYDQYRLPPSYGPYRWVRYYDDVLLVDTRNGYVVDTIYDFFW, encoded by the coding sequence ATGCAACAAAAAATTTTCATTGCTGCCTTAATGGCCGCCACCACCCTTTACCCCATCAATGCCAATGCACAGCAAAGATGGAAAAATAATCAAGGCCAATCGCAATCACAAGAACGTGGCCAAGAACGAAGCACAGAGCGCGTTCGTGAAAATAACCAAGAGCGTCGCAGCACAGGCGGTTTTGGTGATCGCCAAATTCGCACGGCACGGCAAGCATCAAGACAAGATGCGCGAGAGGCGCGGCCGCAAAATATCCGCGTGCAGCAACCCACAGAACAGGCTGCGCAAAGGCCAGCACGGCAGGCTGCGCAACCGCCAGCACAAGAGAGAGCACGGCAGCGAGTTCCAATTGAGAATAGGCGCGATGCACGTCATGGCCAAAATGACCAAAGCACCGCCACGCCCACTAGAAACAGCAATAGTGGATATAATCGCTGGCAAAATCGCAGCGCCCCATCACGCGATACAGCGCAATATGATAATCGCCGCGATGGACAAAATGACCGCAGATATGAACGCAATAATGATAACCGCCGTGATGATAGATATCGCGGGAACAGCGACCGGTTTGAATATCGTGGCCGCAGCTATTCACGTTGGCAAAATAATTGGCGCAGCGACCGCCGATATGATTGGCGCGGACATCGCAATCAGAACCGCAAAATTTATTATCGGCCCTATCATTATTATGCGCCCTATCGCGGCCATTATTACAGCCGGATAAATATTGGATTCTATTTGGGCAGTGGATTTTACGCGTCAAATTATTGGATAAATGATTATGACCAATATCGTTTGCCGCCATCCTATGGCCCATATCGCTGGGTAAGATATTATGATGATGTGTTGTTGGTGGATACCCGCAATGGTTATGTCGTCGACACCATATATGATTTCTTCTGGTAA